In Nicotiana tabacum cultivar K326 chromosome 19, ASM71507v2, whole genome shotgun sequence, one DNA window encodes the following:
- the LOC107783027 gene encoding protein CHAPERONE-LIKE PROTEIN OF POR1, chloroplastic-like has product MATSLSVRPNRTIIGSDPAGSVRPTPIRVRPTSAHLPKIPNSDCSRRRRLAFASHRRKLDTAVQAGSRADDSAPFEMSVENALKLLGVSEGASFDDILRAKKSIISSCKDDADTIAQVEAAYDMLLMQSLSQRRAGKVVDSSVRFADVKSANASGIGSMPKWLQTTVKNAPVSVEAPAARELGVQAGVYGALMVLTYVNGASTPSGVSYGADVPGLILATSFGATLYFMTKKNVKLGKASVITIGGLVAGAVVGSAVENWLQVDIVPFLGIHTPATVVSEFILFSQFMVSLYLR; this is encoded by the exons ATGGCCACATCTCTCTCGGTCCGGCCCAACCGCACCATCATCGGCAGTGACCCGGCCGGTTCAGTCCGGCCTACACCAATCCGCGTCCGTCCAACCTCCGCTCATTTGCCGAAAATTCCGAACTCCGATTGTTCCCGGCGGAGGAGGTTGGCGTTTGCTTCCCACCGCCGGAAATTGGACACCGCCGTTCAAGCAGGTTCTAGAGCTGACGATTCAGCTCCTTTCGAGATGTCGGTAGAGAATGCGTTGAAGCTTCTAGGTGTATCTGAGGGTGCGAGCTTCGATGATATTCTTCGTGCTAAAAAATCAATTATCTCTTCTTGTAAAGATGATGCGGATACAATTGCGCAG GTTGAGGCTGCATATGATATGCTTCTCATGCAGAGCTTATCACAGAGGAGAGCTGGAAAAGTTGTGGATAGTAGTGTACGCTTTGCTGATGTTAAATCTGCTAATGCTTCCGGGATTGGATCAATGCCAAAGTGGCTGCAGACGACTGTCAAGAACGCCCCGGTTTCAGTTGAAGCACCAGCTGCTCGAGAGTTAGGTGTCCAAGCAGGGGTATATGGAGCTTTAATGGTCTTAACATATGTTAATGGAGCCTCAACACCTTCAGGAGTATCATATGGAGCTGATGTTCCTGGACTAATCTTAGCCACAAGCTTTGGGGCCACCTTGTACTTCATGACCAAGAAAAATGTCAAGTTGG GGAAAGCAAGCGTGATAACAATTGGTGGGCTGGTTGCTGGTGCAGTGGTAGGTTCAGCAGTAGAAAATTGGTTGCAAGTAGACATTGTCCCATTTCTGGGTATACACACTCCTGCTACGGTTGTGAGTGAATTTATACTTTTCTCGCAATTTATGGTCTCGTTGTATCTGAGATAA
- the LOC107783026 gene encoding protein ALTERED PHOSPHATE STARVATION RESPONSE 1, translating into MGCVASKLEQEEEVVSICKERKHQLKLAVERRYTLADAHYKYCQALYGVSAALKLFVARHSTPTSPYLITFPPPCPSSPPKEKVVSNPLFLQQTPSEPTQESICCGATRKSTTTPSDSSEEEERVEKVETQQQQQQQQQPGYGYFYMEMPQMVQSPPTDFGWDFFNPFNSVRPEIISGYHRISEEDIRAVREQEGIPDLEEEEEEEGNGKKEENKVVATAEKENVEHRENGSEVVQSVHTANVNQEDRNKGLTVVDNPLQGRELLEALTDIEDHFVKAYDSGKEVSRMLEANWVHSQPNLGEPKDNSTKMIPAITWKSPSSRSSSCKSLVASSSKSSSTWTEFKNDLFDEYGGMGSGSHSLTLGRLYAWEKKLYEEVKAGDSTWKLYEKKCNQLRNHDSRGDEGRTTDKTRAAVKELYSRILVAIRSAETISTRIEKLRDEELQPQIIELLQGMMRTWKIMLESHEIQNKIIFDVKSFTCPTYGKFCNDSHRLATLQLDVELQNWRTRFQDYIAAQKAYVEALHGWLSKFTIPEVEFYSKRRSSIPQCRANGPPLLMICHDWLSAMNKLPDRAVSVALKGCGKDVRALWVQQGEEQQQKLKVDSMSKELDRKTLAFQKVENKLYEFKLTDRSSELEVDHRAEYLKERKDLLDNFRKRVDLEKEEHQKCMQETQRITLNGFQTGFCRVFESIAEFSSAALKMYNELPSSGEKAEKVGNPPSIESSQAGEDVKR; encoded by the exons ATGGGGTGTGTTGCATCCAAGTTAGAACAAGAAGAAGAGGTAGTTTCCATTTGCAAAGAGAGAAAACACCAGCTGAAATTAGCTGTTGAGAGAAGGTACACTTTAGCTGATGCACATTACAAATACTGTCAAGCATTGTATGGAGTTTCAGCAGCACTTAAGCTCTTTGTTGCTCGCCATTCTACTCCAACTTCTCCATATCTCATAACATTCCCACCACCTTGTCCCTCTTCTCCTCCAAAAGAAAAAGTGGTTTCAAACCCTCTGTTTCTTCAGCAAACACCTTCTGAACCAACACAAGAATCCATTTGTTGTGGGGCAACACGCAAATCTACTACAACCCCATCAGATTCTTCTGAGGAAGAAGAGAGAGTAGAGAAAGTTGAGacacaacaacagcagcagcagcaacagcagccaGGTTATGGCTATTTTTACATGGAAATGCCTCAAATGGTACAATCACCACCAACAGATTTTGGTTGGGATTTTTTCAACCCTTTTAATAGTGTAAGGCCAGAAATAATTAGTGGGTATCATAGGATTTCTGAGGAGGATATAAGGGCAGTAAGGGAACAAGAAGGTATTCCAGATTtagaggaagaggaggaagaggaagggAATGGAAAGAAGGAAGAGAATAAGGTAGTAGCTACTGCAGAAAAGGAAAATGTGGAGCATAGGGAAAATGGGAGTGAAGTTGTACAGTCAGTGCATACTGCTAATGTAAACCAAGAGGACCGAAATAAAGGTTTGACAGTTGTGGATAATCCATTACAGGggagggaattacttgaagcatTGACTGACATTGAAGACCATTTTGTTAAGGCATATGATTCTGGAAAGGAAGTATCAAGAATGCTGGAGGCAAATTGGGTACATTCACAGCCCAATTTGGGGGAACCCAAAG ACAACTCAACGAAAATGATCCCTGCCATTACTTGGAAGTCACCTTCATCTCGGTCGTCATCATGCAAGAGTCTTGTAGCTTCTAGTTCCAAAAGCTCATCAACATGGACAGAATTCAAGAATGATCTATTTGATGAGTATGGTGGAATGGGCTCTGGGAGCCATTCGTTGACGCTAGGACGGTTATATGCttgggagaagaagctatatgagGAGGTTAAG GCTGGAGATAGTACTTGGAAATTATATGAGAAGAAGTGCAATCAACTAAGAAATCATGATTCAAGAGGAGATGAAGGACGGACAACGGACAAAACCAGAGCAGCAGTAAAAGAACTCTATAGCAGGATCCTAGTTGCAATTCGAAGTGCTGAGACCATATCAACAAGAATTGAGAAATTACGAGATGAAGAACTGCAGCCTCAAATCATTGAACTGCTTCAAGG TATGATGAGAACCTGGAAGATCATGCTGGAATCTCATGAGATCCAGAACAAGATTATATTCGACGTGAAAAGCTTCACCTGTCCTACATATGGGAAGTTCTGCAATGACTCTCACCGGCTTGCCACACTCCAGCTTGATGTTGAGCTTCAAAATTGGCGCACACGCTTCCAAGATTACATTGCTGCCCAGAAGGCTTACGTGGAGGCACTCCATGGATGGCTGTCCAAGTTTACAATCCCTGAAGTTGAATTCTACTCCAAAAGGAGGAGTTCAATTCCACAGTGTCGAGCTAATGGTCCTCCACTTCTCATGATTTGTCATGATTGGTTGTCTGCCATGAACAAGTTGCCAGATAGAGCAGTTTCTGTTGCCCTAAAGGGTTGCGGAAAGGATGTAAGAGCTTTGTGGGTTCAGCAGGGAGAGGAACAGCAACAAAAGCTAAAAGTTGACAGCATGTCCAAAGAATTAGACAGGAAAACATTGGCATTCCAAAAGGTAGAGAACAAGCTTTATGAGTTCAAGCTCACAGACCGAAGCTCGGAGCTCGAAGTTGATCATAGAGCTGAGTATTTGAAGGAGAGGAAAGACTTGCTGGACAACTTCAGGAAAAGGGTTGATCTAGAGAAGGAAGAACACCAAAAATGCATGCAAGAAACTCAGAGGATCACTCTGAACGGCTTTCAGACTGGGTTTTGCAGAGTTTTTGAGTCTATAGCAGAATTTTCCAGCGCAGCACTAAAAATGTATAATGAACTACCAAGCAGCGGTGAGAAAGCTGAGAAAGTCGGTAACCCACCATCCATAGAGAGCTCCCAAGCTGGTGAAGATGTCAAAAGATGA